A part of Caldisericia bacterium genomic DNA contains:
- the xerD gene encoding site-specific tyrosine recombinase XerD, which translates to MDPFENFFYFLEVEREYSKNTISAYKNDLRSFKEFLNGRDPLEVTKRDIFEFLMKLSKRRLKPTTLRRKISSVRSFYAFLLREGKIEKDPTVDISLPKKDKRLPEVLSLEEIEKILNAIPENSFRGKRDRAIVELLYSCGLRVSELTGLKVKDIDMKNGFLKCFGKGSKERIVPFGERAKDVLKKYLKEREKKGITSEYLFVSRKGERILRQFINAILNKYAKKARIRKKVHPHMLRHSFATHLLERGADLRSVQELLGHVDISTTQIYTHLTKERLREVYLSSHPLWRKENGNKKSHSNNS; encoded by the coding sequence ATGGATCCCTTTGAAAATTTCTTTTACTTTCTTGAGGTAGAGAGAGAATACTCAAAAAACACAATATCTGCATATAAGAATGATTTAAGAAGTTTCAAAGAGTTTCTTAATGGCAGGGATCCTCTTGAGGTAACAAAGAGGGACATCTTTGAATTTTTAATGAAACTCTCAAAAAGGAGACTTAAACCCACAACCCTTAGAAGGAAAATCTCCAGTGTAAGGTCATTCTATGCCTTTCTATTGAGAGAAGGGAAGATTGAAAAAGATCCCACAGTTGACATCTCCCTTCCAAAAAAAGATAAAAGACTTCCTGAAGTTTTATCTTTAGAGGAGATAGAAAAAATACTTAATGCAATACCAGAAAACTCTTTTAGAGGAAAACGGGACAGAGCAATAGTGGAGTTACTGTACAGCTGTGGGTTAAGGGTATCTGAGCTTACAGGCCTTAAGGTTAAAGACATTGATATGAAAAATGGATTTTTAAAGTGTTTTGGTAAGGGTAGTAAAGAAAGAATAGTTCCTTTTGGAGAAAGGGCAAAGGATGTTTTAAAGAAATATCTTAAAGAGAGAGAAAAAAAGGGTATTACATCAGAATATCTCTTTGTCAGTAGAAAAGGCGAAAGGATACTCAGACAATTTATCAACGCAATTCTTAACAAATATGCAAAGAAAGCAAGAATAAGGAAAAAGGTTCATCCACACATGTTAAGGCACTCCTTTGCAACACATCTACTTGAGAGAGGAGCAGATTTAAGAAGTGTTCAGGAACTTTTGGGTCATGTTGACATATCAACAACACAAATTTATACTCATCTTACAAAGGAGAGGTTGAGAGAAGTTTATCTCTCCTCTCATCCTTTATGGAGGAAGGAAAATGGAAATAAAAAGAGTCATAGTAATAATTCTTGA
- a CDS encoding NUDIX hydrolase: protein MERKISEKVVFNGRLLKVVLRKVVVNEERESERELVFHPGAVGIIPVKGESVILVKQFRSPIEEELIEIPAGKLKKGEDPEECARRELLEETGFEGNLKKIGSFISSPGFTNEVIHIFLARDIKFKTREFMHPGEIDKVIEVPLKEAFEMLERGEIKDLKTAFALSYLKANYGSL, encoded by the coding sequence ATGGAAAGGAAAATTTCAGAAAAGGTTGTCTTTAATGGAAGACTCCTTAAGGTTGTTTTAAGAAAAGTGGTTGTAAACGAAGAAAGAGAGAGTGAGAGAGAGTTGGTGTTTCACCCAGGTGCCGTAGGTATAATACCTGTTAAAGGTGAAAGTGTTATTCTTGTGAAGCAGTTTAGGTCTCCCATTGAAGAGGAGCTTATTGAAATACCTGCAGGTAAGTTAAAGAAAGGGGAAGATCCAGAGGAGTGTGCAAGAAGGGAGCTTTTGGAAGAAACAGGTTTTGAGGGAAATCTCAAAAAGATTGGTTCTTTTATTTCTTCTCCTGGTTTTACAAATGAGGTAATACATATATTTCTTGCAAGAGATATAAAATTTAAGACAAGGGAATTTATGCACCCTGGTGAGATAGATAAAGTTATTGAAGTTCCGCTGAAAGAAGCCTTTGAGATGCTTGAAAGAGGAGAAATAAAGGATCTTAAAACAGCTTTTGCACTCTCCTATCTTAAGGCAAACTATGGATCCCTTTGA